In a single window of the Canis lupus familiaris isolate Mischka breed German Shepherd chromosome 2, alternate assembly UU_Cfam_GSD_1.0, whole genome shotgun sequence genome:
- the RPP38 gene encoding ribonuclease P protein subunit p38 → MAAAPQAPGRGSIRKTRPLTVKTSLNNPYTICWTTLEREDMHFILQTLQDRFKSLGLQKIEDKKRKKKQFLKKQSPDKCSTEVDKSEDLKEKQPEDNEQGSGWTPVLVRRQLAIGVNEVTRALERNGLLLVLVCKSAKPAIITSHLIQLSSSRSVPACQVPRLSETLAPVIGLKCVLALGFRKDTTAFVEEVKAIIPRVPSLHVPWLHGQPKEAWENVDTESLESQDKEILETSFEDLSKHKKKLVEGQQAVVLQPLKIKKVIPNPSKIRKPPKSKKPTSK, encoded by the coding sequence ATGGCTGCAGCTCCTCAAGCACCGGGGCGGGGTTCCATCCGGAAGACAAGACCTTTAACTGTAAAGACATCGTTAAACAACCCATATACTATCTGCTGGACTACTCTAGAGAGAGAAGACATGCACTTCATATTACAGACACTTCAAGACAGATTTAAATCTCTTGGGCTTCAGAAGATTGaggataagaagagaaagaaaaagcagtttttaaaaaaacaaagcccagACAAATGTAGCACAGAAGTTGATAAGAGCGAGGATCTGAAAGAGAAACAACCAGAAGATAATGAGCAAGGGTCAGGGTGGACTCCTGTGCTCGTCAGGAGGCAGCTTGCCATCGGTGTTAATGAAGTGACCAGAGCTCTGGAAAGGAATGGGCTGCTGCTGGTCCTCGTGTGTAAGTCAGCCAAGCCTGCCATCATCACCTCCCACCTGATTCAGTTGAGCTCCAGCAGATCAGTGCCTGCTTGTCAGGTTCCCCGTCTCAGTGAGACACTCGCACCTGTCATTGGCTTAAAATGTGTCCTGGCCTTGGGGTTCAGAAAGGACACCACGGCTTTTGTTGAGGAGGTAAAAGCCATAATTCCCCGAGTACCCAGTTTACATGTACCATGGCTGCATGGGCAGCCTAAAGAAGCCTGGGAAAATGTAGACACTGAATCTCTGGAAAGCCAGGACAAGGAGATTTTAGAAACTTCCTTTGAAGACCTCTCTAAACATAAAAAGAAGCTTGTGGAAGGTCAGCAGGCTGTAGTGTTACAACCcctgaaaataaagaaagtgATTCCAAACCCCAGTAAGATAAGGAAACCACCCAAAAGTAAAAAACCGACTTCAAAGTAA